A single Maniola hyperantus chromosome 11, iAphHyp1.2, whole genome shotgun sequence DNA region contains:
- the LOC117986297 gene encoding E3 SUMO-protein ligase ZBED1-like, with the protein MEENSDKIDINKVKIKHFTVNPLFSKSKNSFSWKYFGQLILENEGKRKYVFTEQVFCSSCLENAKNQVPDSPFGCVKIKSYSSKASTGNLIRHLKDDHSLLEEKNPAAATSKSLTTFFKVSLSRPTTSAPSSSKSQNKWMLARDLCLWLCRSLTAFDTVSNEGFKDFLIKYNVIYKIEDLPSRTTVSREALSDIYDCMLAHIKQDILAKIGTHAALTTDLWQDLYRRCSYITYTLQYIADDANEMQNYTLATRLFEGKKTGEALSAFTQGIISSFGLEGKSLYLVTDSGANVKRISQNLQGIQSHLCLGHGLHNLVTVDGIKKTPQVQNLVVKCKKVVKTLRYRLPEIEEEADKEQRRILTEIDDVHDHLEDDENFPFDPVPESDVPSDEGTEVYFSRATTSSASLSVPSIKSATPTRWHSTLSMLQSLSSKCNRKPVNAMLAKYNMSELKFDDKEWELIEDLTKFLTKFKPITEVLCTQTNCSINFALVFRSEIKDACEALNDDEKLVMLHMKRNMAEMLNHRFPITKIIVAAALLDCRFTKLQEIDNFMESNNTTRVDFLVNCIKEVVPACELEAQFSRSSTSNKGDQDNFLVKLVEKHAVTFNDDGQDFIEKECLKYLVSCNASDLKDGNVIKYWQERQAAFPLLYKLAKAILSVPATSTPSERVFSIAGLTVTAKRSRLSPSRVDKIIFVHDNYSRCKAAVN; encoded by the exons ATGGAAGAAAATAGCGATAAAATTGATAtaaacaaagtaaaaataaaacattttactgTAAATCCACTATTTTCTAAATCAAAAAACAGTTTTTCGTGGAAATACTTCGGACAATTAATACTTGAAAACGAAGGCAAAAGAAAATATGTGTTTACTGAACAAGTTTTTTGCTCGAGCTGTCTAGAAAATGCGAAAAATCAGGTCCCTGACAGTCCGTTTGGATG tgtcaAAATTAAGTCCTACAGTTCTAAAGCGAGTACAGGAAATTTGATACGCCATTTGAAAGACGACCATTCATTATTGGAAGAAAAAAACCCTGCTGCTGCGACATCCAAAAGTTTAACAACATTTTTCAAAGTATCACTATCACGTCCGACGACATCTGCTCCATCATCTTCAAAAAGCCAAAATAAGTGGATGCTTGCAAGGGATTTATGTTTGTGGCTCTGTCGATCCCTCACAGCATTCGATACTGTTAGTAATGAGGGGTTCAAAGACTTCCTGATCAAATATAATGTCATATACAAAATAGAAGATTTACCTTCTCGAACCACCGTTTCTAGAGAGGCGTTAAGTGATATATACGACTGCATGCTAGCACACATCAAGCAAGATATCCTGGCAAAAATTGGAACCCATGCAGCTCTTACAACAGATCTTTGGCAAGATCTTTACCGACGTTGCAGCTACATAACGTATACTCTGCAATATATAGCAGATGATGCCAATGAAATGCAAAATTATACTTTGGCTACAAGATTATTTGAGGGCAAAAAGACTGGAGAAGCTTTAAGTGCATTTACTCAAGGTATTATATCTTCCTTTGGCCTCGAAGGAAAGTCTTTGTATCTTGTTACTGATTCTGGAGCAAATGTAAAGCGCATATCTCAAAATTTGCAAGGAATTCAAAGCCACTTATGTCTGGGACACGGTTTGCATAATCTTGTAACAGTAGACGGTATCAAAAAAACTCCCCAAGTACAAAATCTCGTGGTAAAATGCAAGAAAGTTGTCAAAACACTGAGATATAGATTGCCTGAAATTGAAGAAGAAGCTGACAAGGAACAGCGCCGAATTTTGACAGAAATTGATGATGTTCATGACCACCTTGAAGATGACGAGAACTTTCCATTTGATCCTGTACCAGAGTCAGACGTACCGTCAGACGAGGGGACTGAGGTTTATTTCTCTAGAGCCACtacatcatcagcatcattatCTGTGCCATCGATTAAATCAGCAACACCCACTCGTTGGCACAGTACTTTATCGATGCTACAAAGTTTAAGTAGTAAGTGCAACCGAAAACCAGTGAACGCCATGCTTGCAAAATATAACATGTCGGAACTTAAATTTGATGATAAGGAATGGGAACTCATTGAAGATCTGACTaagtttttgacaaaatttaaacCAATTACGGAAGTTTTATGTACACAGACAAATTGCTCAATCAATTTCGCCTTAGTGTTCAGATCAGAAATAAAAGATGCATGTGAAGCTTTGAATGACGATGAAAAGTTAGTAATGTTGCATATGAAAAGAAATATGGCGGAAATGCTCAATCACAGATTCCCAATCACCAAAATTATTGTAGCAGCTGCTTTGCTAGATTGCAGATTTACAAAATTACAAGAAATAGATAATTTTATGGAAAGTAACAATACGACAAGAGTGGACTTTTTGGTCAACTGCATCAAAGAAGTAGTGCCAGCGTGTGAACTTGAGGCGCAATTCAGCCGCTCTAGTACGTCAAATAAAGGTGACCAAGACAATTTTCTGGTCAAACTTGTTGAAAAACATGCAGTTACGTTTAATGATGATGGACAAGATTTTATTGAGAAAGAATGCCTGAAGTATTTGGTATCTTGTAATGCCAGTGATTTGAAAGACGgcaatgttattaaatattggCAAGAAAGACAAGCAGCATTTCCGTTACTGTACAAATTAGCGAAGGCTATTTTATCAGTGCCTGCTACAAGCACGCCCAGCGAGAGAGTGTTTTCTATTGCCGGTTTGACAGTAACGGCAAAAAGGTCTCGTTTAAGTCCATCACGAGTGGACAAAATTATATTTGTGCATGATAATTACAGCCGTTGCAAGGCAGccgttaattaa